The following proteins come from a genomic window of Candidatus Thiodiazotropha sp. CDECU1:
- a CDS encoding TetR/AcrR family transcriptional regulator, with protein MSAGRKRTFDKSDALDKAMRVFWRNGYSGTSVTDLTEALGINKPSLYAAFGNKEQLFGAALEHYTSHYGAPILERLTEPPEAPVTERIRAYMLGITDLVSNKALPKGCFIVKSNCEAGGSAIPDEISLSLQSMRSAHQQALRKVVETEQKRGLLQQTNKPGDIAEYLLSVLYGISVLARQGKSRKELLKVVDIAINALPLPVR; from the coding sequence TAAGTCGGATGCGCTGGACAAGGCGATGCGTGTATTCTGGAGAAACGGCTATTCAGGAACCTCCGTAACCGACTTGACTGAGGCATTGGGCATCAATAAACCCAGCCTGTATGCCGCCTTCGGTAACAAGGAACAGCTCTTTGGCGCTGCATTGGAACACTACACCTCGCACTATGGTGCGCCGATTCTTGAGCGGCTTACCGAACCGCCAGAGGCACCGGTTACTGAGCGCATTCGGGCCTATATGCTGGGCATCACCGACCTGGTCAGCAACAAGGCACTGCCAAAAGGATGTTTCATCGTCAAAAGTAATTGTGAGGCAGGGGGTAGTGCCATACCTGATGAAATCTCTCTTTCGTTACAGAGCATGAGATCGGCTCACCAGCAGGCGCTGAGAAAAGTTGTGGAGACCGAACAGAAAAGAGGCCTTTTACAGCAGACAAACAAACCGGGTGATATCGCCGAATATCTGTTATCTGTGCTGTATGGAATCTCAGTTCTTGCGAGACAAGGCAAGTCGAGAAAAGAGTTGCTCAAGGTTGTCGATATCGCAATCAATGCCCTGCCACTACCTGTGAGGTAG